TGGTTGGTCGCGCCTTTCCATACCTGGGCTTGAGTCAGCTCGGTGCCCTTCTGGTAGAAGGTCTGGGTTTCGAAGAAGCGGAAACCGTAGGTCAGCAGCTTCTGGGTCTCGGCGGCGCGGGACTGCTCGCTGTTGGTGCCGAACACCACGGCGATCAGGCGCTGGCCGTCACGCACGGCCGAGGCGACCATGCAGTAGCCGGCTTCGTCGGTGTGGCCGGTCTTCAGGCCGTCGACGGTCTTGTCACGCCACAGCAGCAGGTTGCGGTTGGGCTGCTTGATGTTGTTCCAGAAGAACTCTTTCTGCGAGTAGATGGCGTAGTGCGCCGGGTCTTCGTTGATGATCGCCCGTGCCAGGGTGGCCATGTCGTGGGCCGAGGAGTAGTGCTCCGGGTTCGGCAGGCCGGTCGGGTTCATGAAGTGGCTGTTGGACATGCCAAGGTCGGCGGCAGTCTTGTTCATCATGTCGGCGAAGGCGTCTTCGCTGCCGGCGATGTGCTCGGACAGGGCGACCGAGGCATCGTTGCCCGACTGGATGATGATGCCGTGCAGCAGGTCGCTGACGGTGACCTGGCTGCCGACCTTGATGAACATGCGCGAACCGCCGGTGCGCCAGGCGTTTTCGCTGACGGTGACCGGGTCGTTCTCGCCGATCTGGCCACGACGGATGTCCAGGGTGGCGATGTAGGCGGTCATCAGCTTGGTCAGGCTGGCTGGCGGCAGGCGCTCGTCACCGTTGTTCTCGACCAGCACGTTGCCGCTGGACGCGTCCATGAGTACATAGGACTTGGCGGCCAGTTGTGGTGGTGCTGGCATCATCTGCTCCGCTGCGAAGGCAGCAGGCGTGATCATCAGCAGAACGGGCAGGCAAAGTCGTTTGGCAAGGTTGGTGATGTTCATCCGTCTCTCGTAAATCGCTAATGGTCTGATGTTCCGTGGGCAAGTTCGTTTGCC
The window above is part of the Pseudomonas muyukensis genome. Proteins encoded here:
- a CDS encoding D-alanyl-D-alanine carboxypeptidase family protein, which translates into the protein MNITNLAKRLCLPVLLMITPAAFAAEQMMPAPPQLAAKSYVLMDASSGNVLVENNGDERLPPASLTKLMTAYIATLDIRRGQIGENDPVTVSENAWRTGGSRMFIKVGSQVTVSDLLHGIIIQSGNDASVALSEHIAGSEDAFADMMNKTAADLGMSNSHFMNPTGLPNPEHYSSAHDMATLARAIINEDPAHYAIYSQKEFFWNNIKQPNRNLLLWRDKTVDGLKTGHTDEAGYCMVASAVRDGQRLIAVVFGTNSEQSRAAETQKLLTYGFRFFETQTFYQKGTELTQAQVWKGATNQVKAGLANDLTMTMPKGQLKRLMASMTMNPQLTAPIAKGDVIGKVEVKLDEKVVHSADLIALDGVEEAGFFGRMWDSIRLFFYGLFN